The following proteins are encoded in a genomic region of Glycine max cultivar Williams 82 chromosome 18, Glycine_max_v4.0, whole genome shotgun sequence:
- the LOC100818176 gene encoding cationic peroxidase 1 yields the protein MAFHSLRYNVFCFSILFSLLIALASAELSSDFYASTCPNALSTIKSAVKSAVAKEHRMGASLLRLHFHDCFVNGCDASVLLDDTSSFTGEKSAAANLNSLRGFDVIDDIKSQLESACPGIVSCADIVAVAARDSVVALGGPSWTIGLGRRDSTTASKDAATSDIPSPLMDLNDLISAFSNKGFTSQEMVVLSGAHTTGQAKCQFFRGRIYNETNIDSDFATSAKSNCPSTDGDSNLSPLDVTTNVLFDNAYFKNLVNKKGLLHSDQQLFSGGSTDSQVTTYSTSSSTFYADFASAMVKMGNLSPLTGSSGQIRTNCRNVN from the exons ATGGCTTTCCATTCACTACGTTATAACGTATTTTGCTTCTCTATTTTGTTTTCTCTACTTATTGCCTTAGCCTCTGCTGAGCTATCTTCAGATTTCTATGCATCAACATGCCCCAATGCCCTCTCTACCATAAAATCTGCAGTGAAAAGTGCAGTTGCTAAAGAGCATCGCATGGGAGCATCCTTGCTCCGTCTTCATTTCCATGATTGCTTTGTTAAT GGATGTGATGCATCAGTTCTTCTAGATGACACTTCGAGCTTCACGGGAGAAAAGTCAGCTGCTGCAAATTTGAATTCTTTGAGGGGTTTTGATGTAATTGACGACATCAAAAGTCAGTTGGAGAGTGCTTGTCCAGGAATTGTTTCCTGTGCAGATATTGTTGCTGTTGCTGCACGAGATTCTGTCGTAGCA TTGGGTGGTCCATCATGGACAATAGGGTTAGGGAGAAGAGATTCAACCACTGCAAGTAAAGATGCTGCCACTAGTGATATCCCATCCCCTCTAATGGATCTCAATGATCTCATATCTGCCTTTTCAAACAAGGGGTTTACCTCCCAAGAGATGGTAGTCCTCTCAG gagctCATACAACAGGGCAAGCCAAATGCCAATTCTTCCGGGGTAGGATTTACAATGAGACCAACATTGATTCAGATTTTGCAACATCAGCCAAGTCAAATTGTCCAAGCACTGATGGTGACAGCAACCTCTCCCCACTTGATGTCACCACCAATGTGTTATTTGACAATGCTTATTTCAAGAACCTTGTGAACAAGAAAGGGCTTCTACATTCTGATCAGCAACTTTTCAGTGGCGGTTCTACTGATTCTCAGGTCACTACCTACAGCACTAGCTCTTCAACTTTCTATGCAGACTTTGCCAGTGCTATGGTCAAAATGGGAAACCTCAGCCCTTTAACAGGAAGCAGTGGCCAAATTCGTACTAACTGCCGCAAcgttaactaa